The Methanooceanicella nereidis genomic interval TATTTATCAACTGGTCAACTTCCGGGATCACAGCCTTCTCATATAAAATGAACCTGCCAGACATACAGACAGGCTACTGGGCATTCAGCAGAAAGGCCGTAAAAACTATCCTGCCGCTATTGAATGCGAAAGGTTTTGAGATAGAGTACGATATGGTATACAACTCCTGGAAAGAAGGCCTGAAAATGGACTCCCACCCGGTCACGTTCCGGGAAAGGCTGGGCGAGACCAAGTTCACTAACTATCTCCGCCTGAAACAGATATACTTCGGCCTCTGCTATGTGAATAAAAGCCTCAGTGTAATGTTCAGAAGAAAGTTCCTCGGGAATAACGGCAGAAGCAAAAACTGATCATTTCTTGATATCGTATCCTGTAAATTCATAGTAAGACCATATTTACTCTTTCACCACAAAGGCAACCAGGTAACACAAGCCCAACCACAAAGTACACCAGGGTAACCAAGTAACACAAGCCCAACCACAAAGTACACCAGGGTAACCAAGTAACACAAGCCCAACCACAAAGTACACCAGGGTAACCAAGTAACACCAAATATTTTTGAATGTATAAAATTTGAAGATGCTCGAGTTTTTCAGTAAGTTCATTATAATGACAATTACACAAGTATAGATTATAAAATATTGAAAAATATACACAGCTGCTTATAAAAAAGTCCTTTGTGTACCTTAATTGCCCTGGAGTACTTTGTGGTTAAGCTAGTGAACCTTAGTAACCCTCGTGTCCTTAGTGGTAAAACTAGTGAACCTTAGTAACCCTCGTGTCCTTAGTGGTAAAACTAGTGAACCTTAGTAACCCTCGTGGCTATCAAAATATAATCATCACAATCAAAATGATTGATTTAAACAGGCCCGGCTGCATTTTCAGACATTGCCAGCACGACCTCCACAGGCAATCCGAACATTGACATCATTGTCATATCAGTGACCTGAAACCCGGCAGCCCTTAAAGAACGTTCAACGTAGATAGGCCTGCAATCCACATATGCAGGCAGTAACCGGTGAGCAGCCTCATACAACTTTAAAGCAAGGTTATCCTTATCCCCTTTTGACGTTCCCACAACACATATTCTGCCGCCGGCGCGAAGGACTCTTTTGCATTCTTGCAACATCACGGGGATATCAGGCGTATCGAACAGCTCGAGCACGAAGCTCATGAATATCGCGTCAAAGGAGCCGTCTTTGTATGGAAGCCTGGACGCGTCTCCACGGGTCAGAGTAACCCGTTGCATCACCCCTGAATTTTTAGCCCTTTCTCTTGACTTCCTGCACATCGCGCCGGATATATCGAGTCCGTAAACCTTTCCGTTTTCGCCGGCCGATGTTGCCATTGAAATTAGGCTTTGCCCGGTCCCGGGGCCGATCTCGAGTATAGAATCTCCGTCTTTAACGCCCAATTTATTTAATCCAGCGTCCCGGAATTTTTTCTCGCTACTGCCGGCAAGCGCATCGTACAATCCGCTCATCAGGTCATAGCTTTTAATGGCATCCTTTTTTGGCCGCGAGACACGGCTGATTCCTGGATCGATAGATGACATGATACCCCTTGACCAATATCCTCAACAGATAAGTTATTTTGAAAACTATTTAAAAGAAAGGTATTTATCGGCATACCTGTAATTGCAGTCTA includes:
- a CDS encoding class I SAM-dependent methyltransferase — encoded protein: MSSIDPGISRVSRPKKDAIKSYDLMSGLYDALAGSSEKKFRDAGLNKLGVKDGDSILEIGPGTGQSLISMATSAGENGKVYGLDISGAMCRKSRERAKNSGVMQRVTLTRGDASRLPYKDGSFDAIFMSFVLELFDTPDIPVMLQECKRVLRAGGRICVVGTSKGDKDNLALKLYEAAHRLLPAYVDCRPIYVERSLRAAGFQVTDMTMMSMFGLPVEVVLAMSENAAGPV